From the Anoplopoma fimbria isolate UVic2021 breed Golden Eagle Sablefish chromosome 14, Afim_UVic_2022, whole genome shotgun sequence genome, one window contains:
- the camsap1a gene encoding calmodulin-regulated spectrin-associated protein 1a isoform X2 gives MDVEVSAGRDSTWRRAASASSAADDDGGGGGGGGMEAQVVPLELYDSARAKIDANLRWLFAKAYGIDHIPTDLRNPFYTDQYEQEHIKPTIIRLLQSGELYCRVCGLILHAEQAASLQSHQSVIQALSRKGIYVLETDNTPVSDMDLSSTPIKMSSHVHIIDALMMAYIVEMISIEKVVSSVKRFSNFSASKDLPFDLEDAMVFWINKVNIKMREIIEKELKMKQHLLESPSHQKPDILHALASYLLEPVEYSRMVRYRRDHLSGRALQHFPLLDDLLKDACDGTALLAVIHFYCPELIRLEDICLKEVPSIADSMYNIHLIQEFSHEYLNKCFYLKPEDMLYSPPVLKNNVMVFIAELFWWFEIVRPDFVQPRDLHEIRDVRLLLQPKTSRSHIPISNVTKRSFLASSNSADILTTSPSPDFSGKQSPLSPSHSLLPLRQRQQKVTEESTSVLRNRSNSVTRDGQLQGSILAWPERRQRPLSQPVPYALHCPLEDDADSISLARSISKDSLASNILSITPKHMLCPQLPQHKLSGQSLLSHMRIEDEEEEIEEEELVAVIHPSAFSRCRLGSDMEQDELEIPSATSTSRVSGTRCSPRADVGPFPSHQSADSYYLEPLMPAITKPAKEKSISLNKEEESGESRCKGTAAARKAANNVPSTSQRKPSAAELNKCTFTPIPVAESLPSSLRPPTEGSSGISQSEKTLSPGFFLHLSGETDCHTPPSPAFETGLDSDSDIADLEEDDEEDDQMELSKEVVRRGKGKFLEEGEVCEFGEGESAKLREDSKVTERDDKEGGSGRSSPCHSTVSWASSCSASCSTSVKMTSFAERKLLKLGLRDGYSSTSSSQKTTPDGSEVAPGSPWQLRSDCASSWLGKEPSSVLGKNMVASPPVVPSELLQLHMQLEEQRRAIEYQKKKMETMSARQRLKLGKAAFLNIVKKGGGKSDTLPLPLKHSQQSSELTDRGKIKTLSCRDDSCLDALKVQAKAGQTEGGQMNRNNKLSQDNVAEPDLNECSHSIDLLNEAISSIQQQMMQLSLQQDLLMKRVVSPPELPMKRAASPPEIPMKRAVSPPECVESSPCGSPNTLTQSTSSTSDSRSFAVHFVDISGSSTAPSRRPPKLSSSQRSKASEQKQSKENSKMASIKSCTQSLEGRENSGRFQEKSIVESSRLEGSIQRNTTFRVRHDSDQHSSGEGSECFLDSTLMSPTQDAGYEESKVANSGKEAVGGDEYTRVKGQLIEVDLSELNDPLVDGSGDVTDCTAEGEQKNVIGFFFKDDEKAEDELAKRRAAFLMKQQRKAEEKRLRKQHHEVESEIKRDETRRKAEEDRVRKEEEKARREIIKQEYLRRKQEALMEEQGLVKPHPRTKSRKSRPKSLHRVESNSLSKGSTTPDLSCNHRGSTLSLATEADSIISGGAESHRAGSVCSMESFPMLSRASSRNMERDWENGSIASSITSTEYNGPKLFKEPSSKSNKPIIINAIAHCCLAGKVNEGQKNVILEELEKCESNHLLILFRDGGCQFRGIYSYSPDTEEIIKFTGTGPRSISRKMIDKLFKYSSDRKQFNHIPAKSVSVTVDALTIHNQLWHVKRPGSARRK, from the exons ATCACATTCCTACAGACCTGCGGAACCCCTTCTACACCGACCAGTATGAGCAGGAACACATCAAGCCCACCATCATCCGCCTGCTGCAGTCTGGAGAGCTCTACTGCCGGGTGTGTGGGCTCATCCTGCACGCTGAGCAGGCCGCCTCACTCCAAAGCCACCAGTCTGTCATCCAGGCCCTGTCCAGGAAAGGCATCTATGTCCTGGAGACAGACAACACACCTGTCTCTGATATGGACCTCAGCTCGACTCCCATCAAGATG AGCTCCCATGTCCACATTATTGATGCCCTGATGATGGCCTATATAGTGGAGATGATCAGCATAGAGAAGGTGGTGTCCAGTGTCAAGCGTTTTTCCAACTTCAGTGCCTCCAAGGACTTGCCTTTTGACCTGGAAGACGCAATGGTGTTCTGGATCAACAAG GTGAACATAAAGATGAGGGAGATCATAGAAAAAGAGCTGAAAATGAAGCAACATTTGCTGGAGTCACCCAGTCACCAGAAG CCTGATATATTGCATGCTCTGGCCAGCTACTTATTGGAGCCTGTGGAGTACTCTCGCATG GTGCGTTACCGCCGAGATCACCTGTCGGGTCGAGCGCTTCAGCACTTCCCTCTGTTGGACGACCTGTTGAAGGATGCGTGTGACGGCACAGCTCTGCTGGCTGTGATCCACTTCTACTGCCCAGAACTCATTAGACTGGAAG ATATCTGTCTGAAGGAGGTCCCCTCTATAGCAGACAGTATGTACAACATCCATCTAATACAAGAGTTTTCTCATGAATACCTGAACAAGTGCTTCTATCTGAAGCCCGAGGACATGTTGTATTCTCCACCAGTACTAAAG AATAACGTGATGGTCTTCATTGCTGAGCTCTTCTGGTGGTTTGAGATCGTGAGGCCAGACTTTGTGCAGCCCAGGGACCTTCATGAAATCAGAGATG TGAGATTGCTGCTTCAGCCCAAGACTTCAAGATCTCATATTCCCATCTCCAACGTCACAAAACGTAGTTTCCTGGCATCATCAAACTCTGCTGACATCCTGACCACGTCCCCGAGTCCTGACTTCAG CGGTAAACAAAGCCCCCTAAGCCCATCTCACTCTTTACTTCCGCTGAGACAGAGACAACAGAAAGTGACTGAGGAGAGCACTTCAG TTCTGAGAAATAGGTCCAACTCTGTGACACGGGATGGGCAGCTTCAGGGCTCAATACTGGCCTGGccagagaggaggcagag GCCTTTATCGCAGCCCGTCCCCTACGCCTTGCATTGTCCCCTGGAGGACGACGCCGACAGTATCAGCCTCGCTCGCTCCATCAGCAAAGACAGCCTGGCCTCCAATATATTGAGCATTACCCCCAAACACATGCTGTGCCCTCAACTGCCTCAACACAAGCTCAGTGGTCAAAGCCTGCTCAGTCACATGCGCatagaggatgaagaggaggaaatagAAGAGGAAGAACTTGTTGCTGTAATCCACCCTTCTGCATTTTCTCGATGTCGACTTGGGAGTGACATGGAGCAGGATGAGCTTGAAATTCCGAGTGCAACATCCACCTCAAGGGTTTCCGGTACTCGTTGCTCTCCCCGCGCTGACGTGGGTCCCTTTCCTTCCCACCAATCGGCAGACAGCTACTATCTGGAACCTTTGATGCCTGCCATCACTAAGCCAGCCAAAGAGAAGAGCATCAGCCTgaacaaggaggaggagagtggtgAGAGTCGCTGTAAAGGGACAGCAGCTGCTAGGAAAGCAGCCAATAATGTCCCGAGCACCTCACAGAGGAAACCCTCTGCGGCCGAGTTAAACAAGTGTACCTTTACGCCCATACCTGTGGCGGAATCCCTCCCTAGCTCCCTCAGGCCACCCACGGAGGGGTCGTCAGGCATCTCTCAGTCTGAGAAGACGCTGTCCCCGGGCTTTTTCCTTCATTTGTCAGGAGAGACAGACTGCCACACTCCTCCCTCGCCTGCGTTCGAAACAGGGcttgactctgactctgacatTGCCGACCTCGAGGAAGACGATGAGGAGGACGATCAGATGGAGCTGAGTAAAGAAGTcgtgaggagaggaaagggcAAATTCTTAGAGGAAGGAGAGGTGTGTGAATTTGGAGAGGGTGAGTCAGCCAAACTGAGAGAAGACTCGAAGGTTACTGAGCGGGACGACAAGGAAGGCGGCAGTGGACGCTCAAGCCCTTGCCACAGCACCGTGTCGTGGGCAAGCAGCTGCAGCGCTTCGTGCAGCACCAGTGTCAAGATGACCAGCTTTGCAGAGAGAAAGCTCCTGAAACTTGGCCTACGTGACGGATACTCAAGCACCAGCAGCTCTCAGAAGACGACACCAGATGGTTCTGAGGTTGCCCCTGGCTCTCCCTGGCAACTGAGGAGCGACTGCGCCTCCAGCTGGCTAGGAAAGGAGCCTAGTTCTGTTTTGGGGAAGAACATGGTGGCGAGTCCCCCAGTAGTGCCTTCAGAGCTGCTGCAACTTCACATGCAGCTGGAAGAGCAAAGACGAGCCATCGAGtatcagaagaagaagatggagaccATGTCGGCACGGCAGCGACTAAAGCTAGGGAAAGCTGCGTTCTTGAACATCGTCAAGAAGGGCGGAGGGAAGAGTGACACGCTTCCCCTCCCGCTGAAACACTCACAGCAATCCTCGGAGCTAACAGACAGGGGTAAAATAAAGACCCTGTCATGTCGGGATGACTCCTGTCTTGATGCTCTGAAGGTGCAGGCGAAGGCAGGTCAAACAGAGGGAGGACAGATGAACAGGAACAACAAGCTGTCCCAGGATAACGTGGCTGAACCTGACTTGAATGAGTGTTCCCACTCCATAGATCTCCTCAATGAAGCTATTAGCTCCATCCAGCAGCAGATGATGCAACTTTCCTTACAGCAAGACCTGCTGATGAAGCGTGTGGTGTCACCTCCAGAGCTGCCGATGAAGCGCGCGGCGTCACCTCCTGAAATTCCGATGAAGCGCGCGGTGTCACCTCCGGAATGTGTGGAATCAAGCCCTTGCGGGAGCCccaacacattaacacaatcAACATCCTCTACCTCAGACTCCAGATCTTTTGCAGTTCACTTTGTAGATATCAGCGGCAGCAGCACTGCCCCTTCTCGACGTCCTCCCAAGCTCAGCTCCAGCCAACGCAGCAAGGCCTCGGAGCAAAAGCAAAGTAAAGAGAACAGCAAGATGGCTTCTATCAAGTCGTGTACTCAATCACTGGAGGGCAGAGAAAATTCCGGTAGATTCCAGGAGAAGAGTATTGTTGAGAGCTCCAGACTAGAGGGAAGCATTCAGAGAAACACCACCTTCAGAGTCCGCCATGACTCCGACCAACACAGCAGTGGAGAAGGATCTGAGTGCTTCTTGGACAGTACATTGATGTCTCCCACACAGGATGCAGGATATGAGGAGAGCAAAGTTGCCAACTCAGGGaaagaggctgtgggtggagatGAATATACAAGGGTCAAGGGTCAACTGATCGAGGTGGACCTATCAGAGCTTAATGATCCCCTGGTGGATGGCAGTGGGGATGTTACAGACTGCACGGCAGAAGGCGAGCAGAAGAATGTGATAGGTTTCTTCTTTAAG GATGATGAGAAAGCAGAGGATGAACTGGCAAAACGTCGTGCTGCCTTCCTCATGAAGCAGCAACGCAAAGCCGAAGAGAAGAGACTACGCAAACAGCATCATGAAGTTGAGAGTGAGATAAAACGTGATGAGACCAG GCGCAAGGCAGAAGAGGACCGTGTTCgcaaggaggaggagaaggcgaGACGAGAAATAATTAAGCAGGAATACCTGCGGAGGAAGCAGGAAGCGTTGATGGAGGAGCAAGGTCTCGTCAAGCCCCACCCACGCACTAAATCCCGCAAGAGCAGACCTAAATCACTGCACCGCGTAGAGTCCAACAGCCTCTCCAAAGGATCCACCACAC CTGATCTGAGCTGCAATCATCGAGGATCAACGCTCTCTTTGGCGACCGAGGCGGACAGCATCATCTCTGGAGGGGCGGAGTCCCACAG GGCCGGATCTGTGTGCTCCATGGAGTCGTTCCCCATGCTGAGCAGGGCGTCGAGCAGGAACATGGAGAGGGACTGGGAGAACGGCTCTATAGCCTCTTCAATCACTTCGACCGAGTACAATG gtCCTAAACTCTTCAAGGAGCCGAGCTCTAAGTCCAACAAGCCAATCATCATCAATGCCATTGCTCACTGCTGTCTGGCTGGAAAGGTTAACGAGGGCCAAAAGAATGTTATTCTGGAG GAGCTGGAAAAGTGCGAGTCCAATCACCTGCTCATCCTCTTCCGCGACGGTGGGTGCCAGTTCCGTGGCATTTACTCGTACTCGCCGGACACAGAGGAGATCATCAAGTTCACAGGCACAGGGCCGCGCTCTATCAGCCGGAAGATGATCGACAAGCTCTTCAAGTACAGCTCCGACCGCAAGCAGTTCAACCACATCCCCGCCAAGTCGGTGTCGGTCACCGTGGACGCCCTGACCATCCACAATCAACTCTGGCACGTGAAGAGACCAGGGAGTGCACGGAGGAAGTGA
- the camsap1a gene encoding calmodulin-regulated spectrin-associated protein 1a isoform X1, whose protein sequence is MDVEVSAGRDSTWRRAASASSAADDDGGGGGGGGMEAQVVPLELYDSARAKIDANLRWLFAKAYGIDHIPTDLRNPFYTDQYEQEHIKPTIIRLLQSGELYCRVCGLILHAEQAASLQSHQSVIQALSRKGIYVLETDNTPVSDMDLSSTPIKMSSHVHIIDALMMAYIVEMISIEKVVSSVKRFSNFSASKDLPFDLEDAMVFWINKVNIKMREIIEKELKMKQHLLESPSHQKPDILHALASYLLEPVEYSRMVRYRRDHLSGRALQHFPLLDDLLKDACDGTALLAVIHFYCPELIRLEDICLKEVPSIADSMYNIHLIQEFSHEYLNKCFYLKPEDMLYSPPVLKNNVMVFIAELFWWFEIVRPDFVQPRDLHEIRDVRLLLQPKTSRSHIPISNVTKRSFLASSNSADILTTSPSPDFSGKQSPLSPSHSLLPLRQRQQKVTEESTSVLRNRSNSVTRDGQLQGSILAWPERRQRPLSQPVPYALHCPLEDDADSISLARSISKDSLASNILSITPKHMLCPQLPQHKLSGQSLLSHMRIEDEEEEIEEEELVAVIHPSAFSRCRLGSDMEQDELEIPSATSTSRVSGTRCSPRADVGPFPSHQSADSYYLEPLMPAITKPAKEKSISLNKEEESGESRCKGTAAARKAANNVPSTSQRKPSAAELNKCTFTPIPVAESLPSSLRPPTEGSSGISQSEKTLSPGFFLHLSGETDCHTPPSPAFETGLDSDSDIADLEEDDEEDDQMELSKEVVRRGKGKFLEEGEVCEFGEGESAKLREDSKVTERDDKEGGSGRSSPCHSTVSWASSCSASCSTSVKMTSFAERKLLKLGLRDGYSSTSSSQKTTPDGSEVAPGSPWQLRSDCASSWLGKEPSSVLGKNMVASPPVVPSELLQLHMQLEEQRRAIEYQKKKMETMSARQRLKLGKAAFLNIVKKGGGKSDTLPLPLKHSQQSSELTDRGKIKTLSCRDDSCLDALKVQAKAGQTEGGQMNRNNKLSQDNVAEPDLNECSHSIDLLNEAISSIQQQMMQLSLQQDLLMKRVVSPPELPMKRAASPPEIPMKRAVSPPECVESSPCGSPNTLTQSTSSTSDSRSFAVHFVDISGSSTAPSRRPPKLSSSQRSKASEQKQSKENSKMASIKSCTQSLEGRENSGRFQEKSIVESSRLEGSIQRNTTFRVRHDSDQHSSGEGSECFLDSTLMSPTQDAGYEESKVANSGKEAVGGDEYTRVKGQLIEVDLSELNDPLVDGSGDVTDCTAEGEQKNVIGFFFKDDEKAEDELAKRRAAFLMKQQRKAEEKRLRKQHHEVESEIKRDETRRKAEEDRVRKEEEKARREIIKQEYLRRKQEALMEEQGLVKPHPRTKSRKSRPKSLHRVESNSLSKGSTTPDLSCNHRGSTLSLATEADSIISGGAESHSVSSRAGSVCSMESFPMLSRASSRNMERDWENGSIASSITSTEYNGPKLFKEPSSKSNKPIIINAIAHCCLAGKVNEGQKNVILEELEKCESNHLLILFRDGGCQFRGIYSYSPDTEEIIKFTGTGPRSISRKMIDKLFKYSSDRKQFNHIPAKSVSVTVDALTIHNQLWHVKRPGSARRK, encoded by the exons ATCACATTCCTACAGACCTGCGGAACCCCTTCTACACCGACCAGTATGAGCAGGAACACATCAAGCCCACCATCATCCGCCTGCTGCAGTCTGGAGAGCTCTACTGCCGGGTGTGTGGGCTCATCCTGCACGCTGAGCAGGCCGCCTCACTCCAAAGCCACCAGTCTGTCATCCAGGCCCTGTCCAGGAAAGGCATCTATGTCCTGGAGACAGACAACACACCTGTCTCTGATATGGACCTCAGCTCGACTCCCATCAAGATG AGCTCCCATGTCCACATTATTGATGCCCTGATGATGGCCTATATAGTGGAGATGATCAGCATAGAGAAGGTGGTGTCCAGTGTCAAGCGTTTTTCCAACTTCAGTGCCTCCAAGGACTTGCCTTTTGACCTGGAAGACGCAATGGTGTTCTGGATCAACAAG GTGAACATAAAGATGAGGGAGATCATAGAAAAAGAGCTGAAAATGAAGCAACATTTGCTGGAGTCACCCAGTCACCAGAAG CCTGATATATTGCATGCTCTGGCCAGCTACTTATTGGAGCCTGTGGAGTACTCTCGCATG GTGCGTTACCGCCGAGATCACCTGTCGGGTCGAGCGCTTCAGCACTTCCCTCTGTTGGACGACCTGTTGAAGGATGCGTGTGACGGCACAGCTCTGCTGGCTGTGATCCACTTCTACTGCCCAGAACTCATTAGACTGGAAG ATATCTGTCTGAAGGAGGTCCCCTCTATAGCAGACAGTATGTACAACATCCATCTAATACAAGAGTTTTCTCATGAATACCTGAACAAGTGCTTCTATCTGAAGCCCGAGGACATGTTGTATTCTCCACCAGTACTAAAG AATAACGTGATGGTCTTCATTGCTGAGCTCTTCTGGTGGTTTGAGATCGTGAGGCCAGACTTTGTGCAGCCCAGGGACCTTCATGAAATCAGAGATG TGAGATTGCTGCTTCAGCCCAAGACTTCAAGATCTCATATTCCCATCTCCAACGTCACAAAACGTAGTTTCCTGGCATCATCAAACTCTGCTGACATCCTGACCACGTCCCCGAGTCCTGACTTCAG CGGTAAACAAAGCCCCCTAAGCCCATCTCACTCTTTACTTCCGCTGAGACAGAGACAACAGAAAGTGACTGAGGAGAGCACTTCAG TTCTGAGAAATAGGTCCAACTCTGTGACACGGGATGGGCAGCTTCAGGGCTCAATACTGGCCTGGccagagaggaggcagag GCCTTTATCGCAGCCCGTCCCCTACGCCTTGCATTGTCCCCTGGAGGACGACGCCGACAGTATCAGCCTCGCTCGCTCCATCAGCAAAGACAGCCTGGCCTCCAATATATTGAGCATTACCCCCAAACACATGCTGTGCCCTCAACTGCCTCAACACAAGCTCAGTGGTCAAAGCCTGCTCAGTCACATGCGCatagaggatgaagaggaggaaatagAAGAGGAAGAACTTGTTGCTGTAATCCACCCTTCTGCATTTTCTCGATGTCGACTTGGGAGTGACATGGAGCAGGATGAGCTTGAAATTCCGAGTGCAACATCCACCTCAAGGGTTTCCGGTACTCGTTGCTCTCCCCGCGCTGACGTGGGTCCCTTTCCTTCCCACCAATCGGCAGACAGCTACTATCTGGAACCTTTGATGCCTGCCATCACTAAGCCAGCCAAAGAGAAGAGCATCAGCCTgaacaaggaggaggagagtggtgAGAGTCGCTGTAAAGGGACAGCAGCTGCTAGGAAAGCAGCCAATAATGTCCCGAGCACCTCACAGAGGAAACCCTCTGCGGCCGAGTTAAACAAGTGTACCTTTACGCCCATACCTGTGGCGGAATCCCTCCCTAGCTCCCTCAGGCCACCCACGGAGGGGTCGTCAGGCATCTCTCAGTCTGAGAAGACGCTGTCCCCGGGCTTTTTCCTTCATTTGTCAGGAGAGACAGACTGCCACACTCCTCCCTCGCCTGCGTTCGAAACAGGGcttgactctgactctgacatTGCCGACCTCGAGGAAGACGATGAGGAGGACGATCAGATGGAGCTGAGTAAAGAAGTcgtgaggagaggaaagggcAAATTCTTAGAGGAAGGAGAGGTGTGTGAATTTGGAGAGGGTGAGTCAGCCAAACTGAGAGAAGACTCGAAGGTTACTGAGCGGGACGACAAGGAAGGCGGCAGTGGACGCTCAAGCCCTTGCCACAGCACCGTGTCGTGGGCAAGCAGCTGCAGCGCTTCGTGCAGCACCAGTGTCAAGATGACCAGCTTTGCAGAGAGAAAGCTCCTGAAACTTGGCCTACGTGACGGATACTCAAGCACCAGCAGCTCTCAGAAGACGACACCAGATGGTTCTGAGGTTGCCCCTGGCTCTCCCTGGCAACTGAGGAGCGACTGCGCCTCCAGCTGGCTAGGAAAGGAGCCTAGTTCTGTTTTGGGGAAGAACATGGTGGCGAGTCCCCCAGTAGTGCCTTCAGAGCTGCTGCAACTTCACATGCAGCTGGAAGAGCAAAGACGAGCCATCGAGtatcagaagaagaagatggagaccATGTCGGCACGGCAGCGACTAAAGCTAGGGAAAGCTGCGTTCTTGAACATCGTCAAGAAGGGCGGAGGGAAGAGTGACACGCTTCCCCTCCCGCTGAAACACTCACAGCAATCCTCGGAGCTAACAGACAGGGGTAAAATAAAGACCCTGTCATGTCGGGATGACTCCTGTCTTGATGCTCTGAAGGTGCAGGCGAAGGCAGGTCAAACAGAGGGAGGACAGATGAACAGGAACAACAAGCTGTCCCAGGATAACGTGGCTGAACCTGACTTGAATGAGTGTTCCCACTCCATAGATCTCCTCAATGAAGCTATTAGCTCCATCCAGCAGCAGATGATGCAACTTTCCTTACAGCAAGACCTGCTGATGAAGCGTGTGGTGTCACCTCCAGAGCTGCCGATGAAGCGCGCGGCGTCACCTCCTGAAATTCCGATGAAGCGCGCGGTGTCACCTCCGGAATGTGTGGAATCAAGCCCTTGCGGGAGCCccaacacattaacacaatcAACATCCTCTACCTCAGACTCCAGATCTTTTGCAGTTCACTTTGTAGATATCAGCGGCAGCAGCACTGCCCCTTCTCGACGTCCTCCCAAGCTCAGCTCCAGCCAACGCAGCAAGGCCTCGGAGCAAAAGCAAAGTAAAGAGAACAGCAAGATGGCTTCTATCAAGTCGTGTACTCAATCACTGGAGGGCAGAGAAAATTCCGGTAGATTCCAGGAGAAGAGTATTGTTGAGAGCTCCAGACTAGAGGGAAGCATTCAGAGAAACACCACCTTCAGAGTCCGCCATGACTCCGACCAACACAGCAGTGGAGAAGGATCTGAGTGCTTCTTGGACAGTACATTGATGTCTCCCACACAGGATGCAGGATATGAGGAGAGCAAAGTTGCCAACTCAGGGaaagaggctgtgggtggagatGAATATACAAGGGTCAAGGGTCAACTGATCGAGGTGGACCTATCAGAGCTTAATGATCCCCTGGTGGATGGCAGTGGGGATGTTACAGACTGCACGGCAGAAGGCGAGCAGAAGAATGTGATAGGTTTCTTCTTTAAG GATGATGAGAAAGCAGAGGATGAACTGGCAAAACGTCGTGCTGCCTTCCTCATGAAGCAGCAACGCAAAGCCGAAGAGAAGAGACTACGCAAACAGCATCATGAAGTTGAGAGTGAGATAAAACGTGATGAGACCAG GCGCAAGGCAGAAGAGGACCGTGTTCgcaaggaggaggagaaggcgaGACGAGAAATAATTAAGCAGGAATACCTGCGGAGGAAGCAGGAAGCGTTGATGGAGGAGCAAGGTCTCGTCAAGCCCCACCCACGCACTAAATCCCGCAAGAGCAGACCTAAATCACTGCACCGCGTAGAGTCCAACAGCCTCTCCAAAGGATCCACCACAC CTGATCTGAGCTGCAATCATCGAGGATCAACGCTCTCTTTGGCGACCGAGGCGGACAGCATCATCTCTGGAGGGGCGGAGTCCCACAG TGTGTCTTCCAGGGCCGGATCTGTGTGCTCCATGGAGTCGTTCCCCATGCTGAGCAGGGCGTCGAGCAGGAACATGGAGAGGGACTGGGAGAACGGCTCTATAGCCTCTTCAATCACTTCGACCGAGTACAATG gtCCTAAACTCTTCAAGGAGCCGAGCTCTAAGTCCAACAAGCCAATCATCATCAATGCCATTGCTCACTGCTGTCTGGCTGGAAAGGTTAACGAGGGCCAAAAGAATGTTATTCTGGAG GAGCTGGAAAAGTGCGAGTCCAATCACCTGCTCATCCTCTTCCGCGACGGTGGGTGCCAGTTCCGTGGCATTTACTCGTACTCGCCGGACACAGAGGAGATCATCAAGTTCACAGGCACAGGGCCGCGCTCTATCAGCCGGAAGATGATCGACAAGCTCTTCAAGTACAGCTCCGACCGCAAGCAGTTCAACCACATCCCCGCCAAGTCGGTGTCGGTCACCGTGGACGCCCTGACCATCCACAATCAACTCTGGCACGTGAAGAGACCAGGGAGTGCACGGAGGAAGTGA